In Balaenoptera musculus isolate JJ_BM4_2016_0621 chromosome 17, mBalMus1.pri.v3, whole genome shotgun sequence, a genomic segment contains:
- the NDUFB9 gene encoding NADH dehydrogenase [ubiquinone] 1 beta subcomplex subunit 9, which translates to MAFSAPAAYLTHQQKVLRLYKRALRHLESWCIHRDKYRYFACLMRARFDEHKNEKDMVKATQLLREAEEEFWHCQHPQPYIFPESPGGTSYERYECYKVPEWCLDDWHPSEKAMYPDYFAKREQWKKLRRESWEREVKQLQEETPLGGARTEALPPARKEGDLPPLWWHVVTRPRERPM; encoded by the exons ATGGCGTTCTCGGCGCCGGCTGCCTACCTGACCCACCAGCAGAAGGTGCTGCGGCTTTATAAGCGGGCGTTGCGCCACCTGGAGTCGTGGTGCATCCACAG GGACAAATACCGGTACTTTGCTTGTTTGATGAGAGCTCGGTTCGATGAACATAAGAATGAAAAGGACATGGTGAAGGCCACCCAGCTGCtgagggaggcagaggaagagtTCTGGCACTGTCAGCATCCTCAGCCATACATCTTCCCTGAGTCTCCTGGGGGCACCTCCTACGAGAGATACGAGTGTTACAAG GTTCCCGAGTGGTGCTTAGATGACTGGCATCCTTCCGAGAAGGCAATGTATCCTGATTACTTTGCCAAGAGAGAGCAGTGGAAGAAACTGCGGAGAGAAAGCTGGGAGCGAGAG GTTAAGCAGCTGCAGGAGGAAACCCCGCTTGGTGGTGCCAGAACTGAAGCTTTGCCCCCAGCCCGAAAGGAAGGTGATTTGCCCCCACTGTGGTGGCATGTTGTGACCAGGCCCCGGGAGCGGCCCAtgtag